CCTCGAATAGGGCGCGTGCTAGGCCCTGTCCTCGAAATTTTTTCACGACGACGGCGTCATGGATATTGAGGACTAGCTTGCATTTAAATGTGGAAAAAACCTCGAAGCAAATGGCGATCCCCGCGGCCTCGCCTTTGACATAGGCGATGAACACGGCGCAACTGGGTCGTTTTGACAGCTCGGAAATGAGGTTCTCTTTCGTGAAATCAGAGAGAGATTGGCCTCCGCCCATTTCATCCAGAGCGTATTCATTGACCAGGTAGACGATCGCTTCAGCGTCTCGTTTCGATGCGAAGTCGGCTTTGATTATCTCCATGAACTCTCTTTTTGGCAGAACGCTAACACAAAGCAACGATTCAGGATGCTAGGGGCGTTTTTTCCCAGCTATCTCCCTTAGCCAAAGAAGTGTTACCTCCGACGCACGACTTTCGGAGACCGGGTTGAGCCAGCTTTTTCTATGCAGCGGGCAACGGACGAGCCTGGGGGATTTCACGGTTCCCCACTGAACGAATTTGTGATGCAGATAGCTCAAGGATAGCTGCAGTCTTGCCATCGAG
The nucleotide sequence above comes from Opitutales bacterium. Encoded proteins:
- a CDS encoding GNAT family N-acetyltransferase gives rise to the protein MEIIKADFASKRDAEAIVYLVNEYALDEMGGGQSLSDFTKENLISELSKRPSCAVFIAYVKGEAAGIAICFEVFSTFKCKLVLNIHDAVVVKKFRGQGLARALFEAVERFAITSGCCKMTLEVLEGNTVAQQAYRNFGFSGYELDPKMGNALFFEKELDLRQPPIIQKKSTKDSALFCVFRG